In Patescibacteria group bacterium, one genomic interval encodes:
- a CDS encoding methyltransferase domain-containing protein translates to MDNTQKPYEEQTDFWKSRLGWTVMGDWLGRVPAVELLNPQPGELILDAGCGEGLLTRVIADSGACVVGIDRSEKMLARARQREQADPKVEGYCMGDITQSLFPYVHDADAVFCAAVLIHDSPKECAAFFLNASHVLRPGGRLVVSIMHPFLYQSTSPTRTGHAKWVQYKPVEPNVPLTRSQKFEERYMNIHGDVFVSEVWYHPEDLFPRLLREAGLEVIRRQDTYVRPEHIAKSALWAGSPWGHPAFIQFVAKKP, encoded by the coding sequence ATGGATAACACGCAGAAACCGTACGAAGAGCAGACTGACTTCTGGAAATCCCGCCTGGGTTGGACCGTCATGGGTGACTGGCTGGGTCGCGTTCCGGCAGTGGAGCTGCTCAACCCACAGCCTGGTGAGCTCATTCTTGACGCGGGCTGTGGTGAAGGTCTGCTGACCCGGGTCATCGCTGATAGTGGCGCATGCGTGGTTGGCATTGATCGGAGCGAAAAAATGTTAGCCCGAGCAAGGCAACGAGAACAAGCTGACCCAAAAGTGGAGGGCTACTGCATGGGAGACATTACCCAAAGTCTCTTTCCCTACGTTCATGATGCTGACGCAGTTTTCTGCGCAGCAGTACTTATTCACGACAGCCCCAAGGAGTGTGCAGCATTTTTTCTGAATGCCTCACACGTCCTCAGGCCAGGTGGACGGCTAGTGGTGAGTATCATGCACCCATTCTTGTACCAATCCACATCGCCAACCCGTACCGGCCATGCAAAATGGGTACAGTACAAACCAGTAGAGCCAAACGTTCCGCTTACACGGTCGCAGAAGTTCGAGGAGCGCTACATGAATATCCACGGCGATGTCTTCGTCTCAGAAGTGTGGTACCACCCGGAGGATCTATTCCCACGTCTGCTGCGCGAAGCAGGATTGGAAGTTATCCGCCGGCAAGACACGTACGTCCGGCCAGAGCACATTGCCAAAAGCGCGCTGTGGGCAGGGAGTCCGTGGGGGCACCCAGCCTTCATACAGTTCGTTGCGAAGAAACCGTAG